A single window of Phycisphaeraceae bacterium DNA harbors:
- the raiA gene encoding ribosome-associated translation inhibitor RaiA, with amino-acid sequence MRIDVIGKHLEVTDAISAYAQSKAAKLTKFLDLTQLVTVYVEQNKHGEFHVEVVVDVEKHDDLVANAAAEDLYAAIDLCVDKAARQVTDFKERLKQGKR; translated from the coding sequence ATGCGCATCGACGTTATCGGAAAGCATCTCGAGGTCACCGATGCCATCTCCGCCTACGCCCAGTCCAAGGCCGCCAAGCTCACCAAGTTCCTCGACCTCACCCAACTCGTGACCGTCTACGTCGAGCAGAACAAGCACGGCGAGTTCCACGTCGAAGTCGTCGTTGACGTCGAGAAGCACGACGACCTCGTCGCCAACGCCGCCGCCGAGGACCTCTACGCGGCGATCGACCTCTGCGTCGACAAGGCCGCCCGCCAGGTGACCGATTTCAAGGAACGCCTCAAGCAGGGCAAACGCTGA
- a CDS encoding PTS sugar transporter subunit IIA, whose product MKLSTIVTPTAIVPRLSSGDRDTVIAELLDALINGGAADPALRAELLTRVLRREQLGSTGFGKGVAVPHVKHKAVKSMTAAIGLSPTGVDFNALDRQPVYSVFLLLSPEDHPEEHLQAMEVIFKNLSKETFRRFLRQAATVDEVVALLDEADGQQLTA is encoded by the coding sequence ATGAAACTCAGCACGATCGTCACGCCCACCGCCATCGTTCCCCGCCTCTCCTCCGGTGATCGCGACACCGTCATCGCCGAACTCCTCGACGCCCTCATCAACGGCGGCGCCGCCGACCCCGCTCTGCGCGCCGAACTGCTCACCCGCGTCCTCCGCCGCGAACAACTCGGCTCCACAGGCTTCGGCAAGGGCGTCGCCGTCCCCCACGTCAAGCACAAGGCCGTCAAGTCCATGACCGCCGCCATCGGCCTCTCGCCCACCGGCGTCGACTTCAACGCCCTCGACCGCCAGCCCGTCTACTCCGTCTTCCTCCTGCTGAGCCCCGAGGACCACCCGGAGGAGCACCTCCAGGCCATGGAGGTCATCTTCAAGAACCTCAGCAAAGAGACCTTCCGCCGCTTCCTCCGCCAGGCCGCCACCGTCGACGAGGTCGTCGCCTTGCTCGACGAGGCCGACGGGCAGCAGCTCACCGCCTGA
- a CDS encoding HPr family phosphocarrier protein, which translates to MAALSVKVTIVNRLGLHARPAMCFVDAASAFTCSVTVSRPGPGGTTVDGKSIMQMMMLAATKGTELDITCDGDDAQAACELLKKLVESGFEEE; encoded by the coding sequence ATGGCAGCCTTGAGCGTCAAAGTCACGATCGTGAACCGCCTGGGCCTCCACGCCCGGCCCGCGATGTGCTTCGTCGACGCCGCCAGCGCCTTCACCTGCTCCGTCACCGTCTCCCGCCCCGGCCCCGGCGGGACCACCGTCGACGGCAAGTCCATCATGCAGATGATGATGCTCGCCGCCACCAAGGGCACCGAGCTCGACATCACCTGCGACGGCGACGACGCTCAGGCCGCCTGCGAACTGCTCAAGAAACTCGTCGAGAGCGGCTTCGAGGAGGAGTAG
- a CDS encoding DUF3052 family protein, which produces MAGYSGTPLAKKLGIKEGASVALVSAFEGFEGLLEGMPADARVVREPRGKGPFDVIVVFVRSRADLERRFGGAVERLETAGGLWIAWPKKASGVATDMTEDVVRGVALRAGLVDNKVCAINETWSGLRVVRRVKDRPATPPRSRSRRVS; this is translated from the coding sequence ATGGCGGGGTATTCGGGGACACCGCTGGCGAAGAAACTGGGGATCAAGGAGGGGGCGAGCGTGGCGCTGGTGTCGGCGTTCGAGGGGTTCGAGGGGCTGCTGGAGGGGATGCCGGCGGATGCGAGGGTGGTGCGCGAGCCGCGGGGGAAGGGGCCGTTCGACGTGATCGTGGTGTTCGTGCGGTCGCGGGCGGACCTGGAGCGGCGGTTCGGGGGTGCGGTGGAGCGGCTGGAGACGGCGGGCGGGCTGTGGATCGCGTGGCCGAAGAAGGCGTCAGGAGTGGCGACGGATATGACGGAGGATGTGGTGAGGGGCGTCGCGCTGAGGGCGGGGCTGGTGGACAACAAAGTGTGCGCGATCAATGAGACGTGGTCGGGGCTGAGGGTGGTTCGGCGGGTGAAAGACCGGCCGGCTACTCCTCCTCGAAGCCGCTCTCGACGAGTTTCTTGA
- a CDS encoding HIT family protein — MECSICNRLAAVRSGSEPLFIAELGETVAVLHEHQGYEGWSVLWLKDHAEHLSDLAVSRQVRIWEDAARLAASLKRAVMPTRINYACLGNAVAHVHWHLIPRHSTDPDPKGAVWARPAAELECGVDPKRRDDLIARIRETL, encoded by the coding sequence ATGGAGTGCTCGATCTGCAATCGGCTGGCGGCGGTGCGGTCCGGGTCGGAGCCGTTGTTCATCGCCGAGTTAGGCGAGACGGTGGCGGTGCTGCACGAGCACCAGGGGTACGAGGGGTGGAGCGTGCTGTGGCTGAAGGACCACGCGGAGCACCTGAGCGACCTGGCGGTGAGCCGGCAGGTGCGGATCTGGGAGGATGCGGCGCGGCTCGCGGCGAGCCTGAAGCGGGCGGTGATGCCGACGCGGATCAACTACGCGTGCCTGGGGAACGCGGTGGCGCATGTGCACTGGCACCTGATCCCGCGGCACAGCACGGACCCAGACCCGAAGGGGGCAGTGTGGGCAAGGCCGGCGGCGGAGCTTGAGTGCGGGGTGGATCCGAAGCGGCGGGACGACCTGATCGCGCGGATCCGGGAGACGCTGTGA
- the murA gene encoding UDP-N-acetylglucosamine 1-carboxyvinyltransferase has product MDQFVITGGRRLTGRVSIKGSKNATLPLMAAALLTDRPVVLRDVPALADIMNMQRLLGELGCEATYTPAEELNSPGGVLRLHSVDESMSHARYDIVKTMRASICALGPMLARRGIARVSMPGGCAIGDRPVDLHLRGLEALGAEIGLDQGDIVARIPGARAGAGSGRLRGNRIFLGGPFGSTVLGTANVMSAATLAEGTTIIESAACEPEVVDLANLLNSMGAKVSGAGSPRIIVEGVEALGGTPGTGHRVIPDRIEAGTYLCAAAITNGDLTIENCPVDALLAVMDRLERVGVTVSADISKDPMRATARVTSSRVLQPVEVTTQPHPGFPTDVQAQLMALLTIADGNSVITERIYPERFLHVAELSRMGAKLLRQGPTVVVSGVKRLVGAPVMASDLRASACLVLAGLAAQGTTTISRVYHLDRGYERMEDRLRLLGAEIERVSTKSEAAVSAESAA; this is encoded by the coding sequence ATGGATCAGTTTGTCATTACCGGCGGCCGGAGACTCACCGGCCGGGTTTCGATCAAGGGCTCGAAGAACGCGACGCTGCCGCTGATGGCGGCGGCGCTGCTGACCGACCGGCCCGTGGTGCTGCGCGATGTTCCGGCCCTGGCGGACATCATGAACATGCAGCGGCTGCTGGGTGAGCTTGGGTGCGAGGCGACGTACACGCCGGCGGAGGAGTTGAACTCGCCCGGTGGCGTGCTGCGGCTGCACTCGGTCGACGAATCGATGAGCCACGCGCGGTACGACATCGTGAAGACGATGCGTGCGAGCATCTGCGCGCTGGGGCCGATGCTGGCGCGCCGGGGGATCGCGCGGGTGTCGATGCCGGGCGGGTGCGCGATCGGGGACCGGCCGGTAGACCTGCACCTGCGGGGGCTTGAGGCGCTGGGGGCGGAGATCGGGCTGGACCAGGGGGACATCGTGGCGCGGATCCCCGGGGCGCGGGCCGGCGCGGGGTCGGGGCGGCTGCGGGGGAACCGGATCTTCCTGGGCGGTCCGTTCGGCTCGACGGTGCTGGGGACGGCGAACGTGATGTCGGCGGCGACGCTGGCGGAGGGGACGACCATCATCGAGTCGGCGGCGTGCGAGCCGGAGGTGGTGGACCTGGCGAACCTGCTGAACTCGATGGGGGCGAAGGTGTCGGGGGCGGGGTCGCCGCGGATCATCGTGGAGGGCGTGGAGGCGCTGGGCGGGACGCCCGGCACCGGGCACCGAGTGATCCCGGACCGGATCGAGGCGGGGACGTACCTGTGCGCGGCGGCGATCACGAACGGGGATCTGACGATCGAGAACTGCCCGGTGGATGCGCTGCTGGCGGTGATGGACCGGTTGGAGCGGGTGGGGGTGACGGTGTCGGCGGACATCTCGAAGGATCCGATGCGCGCGACGGCACGGGTGACCTCGTCGCGGGTGCTGCAACCGGTGGAGGTGACGACGCAGCCGCACCCGGGGTTCCCGACGGACGTGCAGGCGCAGTTGATGGCGCTGCTGACGATCGCGGACGGGAACTCGGTGATCACGGAGCGGATCTATCCAGAGCGGTTCCTGCACGTGGCGGAGTTGTCGCGGATGGGGGCGAAACTGCTTCGGCAGGGGCCGACGGTGGTGGTGTCGGGCGTGAAGCGTCTGGTGGGGGCGCCGGTGATGGCGAGCGACCTGCGGGCGTCGGCGTGCCTGGTGCTGGCGGGGCTGGCGGCGCAGGGGACGACGACGATCAGCCGCGTGTATCACCTGGACCGCGGGTACGAGCGGATGGAGGACCGGCTGCGGCTGCTGGGGGCGGAGATCGAGCGGGTGAGCACGAAGAGCGAGGCGGCGGTGTCGGCGGAATCCGCGGCGTAG
- a CDS encoding fibro-slime domain-containing protein has translation MNPQRTLLVSAAVAAVLAATGTARPAAQPESQQLSAPAAPAADKDLPPMISLTGVVRDFKAYDVAGGHPDFGRYNSGHRVGMIDDHLDANLKPSFVGLGQTVTTQFRDRDGRNINPASFDAAQGDVAGQLTQTSAVCITSAASFSQWYRDIPGLNASKSLSITLVRQPGTNLYVFQAQDDPATPEIEGFFPADGDLLRDDEPGGHNYSFTFELNASFVYNRGSGQVFTFAGDDDVWVFINNTLVIDVGGVHGPVSQTIDLDRIPGLVDGQSYPLHFFFAERHRTGANCRIETSLTLHSAPLPATTALYD, from the coding sequence ATGAACCCCCAGCGAACCCTCCTGGTCTCCGCCGCCGTTGCCGCCGTCCTCGCCGCCACCGGCACCGCACGGCCGGCCGCGCAGCCCGAGTCCCAGCAACTCTCCGCCCCCGCCGCGCCCGCGGCCGACAAGGACCTCCCGCCGATGATCTCCCTCACCGGGGTCGTCCGCGACTTCAAAGCGTACGACGTCGCCGGCGGACACCCCGACTTCGGTCGCTACAACTCCGGCCACCGCGTCGGCATGATCGACGACCACCTCGATGCCAACCTCAAGCCCTCCTTCGTCGGCCTCGGCCAGACCGTCACCACCCAGTTCCGCGACCGCGACGGCCGCAACATCAACCCCGCCTCCTTCGACGCGGCCCAGGGCGACGTCGCCGGCCAGCTCACCCAGACCAGCGCCGTCTGCATCACCAGCGCCGCCTCCTTCTCCCAGTGGTACCGCGACATCCCCGGCCTCAACGCCTCGAAGTCCCTCTCCATCACCCTGGTCCGCCAGCCCGGCACCAACCTCTACGTCTTCCAGGCCCAGGACGACCCCGCGACCCCGGAGATCGAGGGCTTCTTCCCCGCCGACGGCGACCTGCTCCGCGACGATGAGCCCGGCGGCCACAACTACAGCTTCACCTTCGAACTCAACGCCTCGTTCGTCTACAACCGCGGCTCCGGTCAGGTCTTCACCTTCGCCGGCGACGACGACGTCTGGGTCTTCATCAACAACACCCTCGTCATCGACGTCGGCGGCGTCCACGGCCCCGTCTCCCAGACCATCGACCTCGACCGCATCCCCGGCCTTGTCGACGGCCAGTCCTACCCCCTGCACTTCTTCTTCGCCGAGCGGCACCGCACCGGCGCCAACTGCCGCATCGAGACCTCCCTCACCCTCCACTCGGCGCCCCTCCCCGCCACCACCGCCCTCTACGACTGA
- a CDS encoding GNAT family N-acetyltransferase yields the protein MGEMRVSPVTLELDGGVARLEPLAEEHGPDLMEAAREESIWRWMPFPGPTTPELMRGYLGRAAAAQAAGREEPFAIVLKGERGARDTAIGSTRYMEIMPEHRALEIGATWIGGTWQRSAVNTECKYLLLRHAFEVLGAVRVQLKTDARNERSQRAIERIGAVREGVLRKSRILHDGFVRDTVYYSVIAGEWPGVKARLEGMMRRGGAGGAAQS from the coding sequence GTGGGCGAGATGCGTGTGAGTCCGGTGACGCTGGAGCTTGATGGCGGCGTGGCGCGGCTGGAGCCGCTGGCGGAGGAGCACGGGCCGGACCTGATGGAGGCGGCGCGGGAGGAGTCGATCTGGCGGTGGATGCCGTTCCCCGGACCGACGACGCCGGAGTTGATGCGCGGGTACCTCGGACGGGCGGCGGCGGCGCAAGCCGCGGGGCGGGAGGAGCCGTTCGCGATCGTGCTGAAGGGGGAGCGTGGCGCGCGGGATACCGCGATCGGGTCGACACGGTACATGGAGATCATGCCGGAGCACCGGGCGCTGGAGATCGGCGCGACGTGGATCGGCGGGACGTGGCAGCGGTCGGCGGTGAACACCGAGTGCAAGTACCTGCTGCTGCGGCACGCGTTCGAGGTGCTGGGGGCGGTGCGGGTGCAGCTCAAGACCGATGCGCGGAACGAGCGGAGCCAGCGGGCGATCGAGCGGATCGGGGCGGTGCGGGAGGGGGTGCTGCGGAAGAGCCGCATCCTGCACGACGGGTTCGTGCGGGACACGGTGTACTACAGCGTGATTGCGGGGGAGTGGCCCGGCGTGAAGGCGCGGCTGGAGGGGATGATGCGGCGCGGGGGAGCGGGCGGGGCGGCTCAGTCGTAG
- the gndA gene encoding NADP-dependent phosphogluconate dehydrogenase, whose amino-acid sequence MPLTPPAPNSADVGLVGLAVMGTNLALNMADHGFKVAVYNRTTSVTEQVIKDNPPSVIGPGGALVPAADLKDFVASIKRPRRIVILVKAGPGTDAVIDSLSPLLERGDLIVDGGNALWSDTVRREKALSAKGLLFVGSGVSGGETGARFGPSLMPGGDAKAWEILKPVWESIAAKVDAKSGRPIEGGAPGKPITAPGAVACTAHIGPDGAGHFVKMVHNGIEYGDMQMICEAYHFMREVLAIAPAEMAATFGKWNDGDLDSFLIQITADILRQRDPVTGKPFVDVVLDAAGQKGTGKWTINASLDLGVPAATLAEAVYARNISALKDERVAASKILAAAHVGPNSHSTGSGEYNWIDAVRDALYCSKICSYAQGFALMQAAGREHHWNLNLGEIASIFRGGCIIRARFLQKITEAYARRPDLPNLLLDPYFASVIDKAQQHWRAVVARAAVQGLPVPAFASALAYYDSYRCSTLPANLLQAQRDYFGAHTYERTDQPRGTFFHLDWPDPKRPQVSA is encoded by the coding sequence ATGCCCCTCACGCCCCCAGCGCCCAACTCCGCCGATGTCGGCCTCGTCGGCCTCGCCGTCATGGGCACCAACCTCGCCCTCAACATGGCCGATCACGGCTTCAAGGTCGCCGTCTACAACCGCACCACCTCCGTCACCGAGCAGGTCATCAAGGACAACCCCCCCTCGGTCATCGGGCCCGGTGGCGCCCTTGTTCCCGCGGCGGACCTCAAGGACTTCGTCGCCTCCATCAAGCGCCCCCGCCGCATCGTCATCCTCGTCAAGGCCGGCCCCGGCACCGACGCCGTCATCGACTCCCTCTCCCCGCTCCTGGAGCGCGGCGACCTCATCGTCGACGGTGGCAACGCCCTCTGGTCCGACACCGTCCGCCGCGAGAAGGCCCTTTCCGCCAAGGGCCTCCTGTTCGTCGGCTCCGGCGTCTCCGGCGGTGAAACGGGCGCGCGCTTCGGACCCTCCCTCATGCCCGGCGGCGACGCCAAGGCCTGGGAGATCCTGAAGCCCGTCTGGGAGTCCATCGCCGCCAAGGTCGACGCCAAGTCCGGCCGCCCCATCGAGGGCGGCGCCCCCGGCAAGCCCATCACCGCCCCCGGCGCCGTCGCCTGCACCGCCCACATCGGCCCCGACGGCGCGGGCCACTTCGTCAAGATGGTGCACAACGGCATCGAATACGGCGACATGCAGATGATCTGCGAGGCCTACCACTTCATGCGCGAAGTCCTCGCCATCGCGCCGGCCGAGATGGCCGCCACCTTCGGCAAGTGGAACGACGGCGACCTCGATTCCTTCCTCATCCAGATCACCGCCGACATCCTCCGCCAGCGAGACCCCGTCACCGGAAAGCCCTTCGTCGACGTCGTCCTCGACGCCGCCGGCCAGAAGGGCACCGGCAAGTGGACCATCAACGCCTCGCTCGACCTCGGCGTCCCCGCCGCCACCCTCGCCGAGGCCGTCTACGCCCGCAACATCAGCGCCCTCAAGGACGAGCGGGTCGCCGCCTCGAAGATCCTCGCCGCCGCCCACGTCGGCCCCAACTCCCACTCCACCGGCTCGGGCGAGTACAACTGGATCGACGCCGTCCGCGACGCCCTCTACTGCTCCAAGATCTGCTCCTACGCCCAGGGCTTCGCCCTCATGCAGGCCGCCGGCCGCGAGCACCACTGGAACCTCAACCTCGGCGAGATCGCCTCCATCTTCCGCGGCGGGTGCATCATCCGCGCCCGCTTCCTCCAGAAGATCACCGAGGCCTACGCCCGCCGCCCCGATCTCCCCAACCTCCTGCTCGATCCCTACTTCGCCTCCGTCATCGACAAGGCCCAGCAGCACTGGCGCGCCGTCGTCGCCCGCGCCGCGGTCCAGGGCCTCCCCGTCCCCGCCTTCGCCTCCGCCCTCGCCTACTACGACTCCTACCGCTGCTCCACCCTCCCCGCAAACCTCCTCCAGGCCCAGCGCGACTACTTCGGCGCCCACACCTACGAGCGCACCGACCAGCCCCGCGGCACGTTCTTCCACCTCGACTGGCCCGACCCCAAGCGACCGCAGGTCAGCGCCTGA
- a CDS encoding GNAT family N-acetyltransferase — MPPTRSIADLDRLGLAASLARAHTPPLRPPGQGPIRSLFATRVPVQPRTLADRAVITTDRMILRPLLSGDCVEFLRVVRLNHRPLARFFPIVGDGESSLRVFTRQMRLTTPIPHGPNFRRAAFAHDGRMVGAFNLNTISRGLEFRAELTFWVSVEFQNQGYATEGVAAITRFAFTDLRATGHDPGGLGLHRLDALVCPENSASRRILTCAGFAPRSPALRLPLDIRGRPVDHDLYSLFAPLEPAAPEPLLEFKLLPIHQRLLMAEQIGHIRRADPVDAVHSLSDR; from the coding sequence ATGCCCCCAACTCGCTCCATCGCTGACCTCGATCGCCTCGGCCTCGCCGCGAGCCTCGCCCGCGCGCACACGCCGCCGCTCCGCCCCCCGGGGCAAGGACCCATCCGCTCACTCTTCGCCACCCGCGTGCCGGTTCAGCCCCGCACCCTCGCCGACCGAGCGGTAATCACGACCGACCGGATGATCCTCCGCCCCCTGCTCAGCGGCGACTGCGTCGAGTTCCTCCGTGTCGTCCGCCTCAACCACCGCCCCCTCGCCCGGTTCTTCCCCATCGTCGGCGACGGCGAATCCAGCCTCCGCGTCTTCACACGTCAGATGCGGCTCACCACCCCGATCCCCCACGGGCCCAACTTCCGGCGCGCCGCCTTCGCCCACGACGGCCGCATGGTCGGTGCCTTCAACCTCAACACCATCAGCCGCGGCCTCGAGTTCCGCGCCGAGCTCACCTTCTGGGTCAGCGTCGAGTTCCAGAACCAGGGCTACGCCACCGAGGGCGTTGCCGCCATCACCCGCTTCGCCTTCACCGACTTGCGTGCCACCGGACATGACCCCGGCGGCCTCGGCCTGCACCGCCTCGACGCCCTCGTCTGCCCCGAGAACTCCGCCTCGCGCCGGATCCTTACCTGCGCCGGCTTTGCCCCACGTTCCCCCGCCCTGCGCCTCCCGCTCGACATCCGCGGCCGCCCCGTAGACCACGACCTCTACTCCCTCTTTGCCCCCCTCGAGCCCGCCGCGCCCGAGCCGCTGCTGGAGTTCAAACTCCTCCCGATCCACCAGCGACTGCTCATGGCCGAGCAGATCGGCCACATCCGCCGGGCCGACCCGGTCGACGCCGTGCACTCGCTCAGCGACCGATGA
- a CDS encoding GNAT family N-acetyltransferase: MNPSALPLFTERLVLRPLGPDDRAEFIRTVSTLRTREARWLPARPPGETPDDFFDLELDRSAEAAADGTGFRLVAAPRESPDRIAGFFNLNNIVRGVFQNADAGWSLSPDSTGRGLATEALTALLDLAFAPEPVGLALHRVQANIRPENTRSIALAARVGLRHEGLAREMLKINGDWRDHEMYAKLAREHRPVYLALLRA, translated from the coding sequence ATGAACCCCTCCGCCCTGCCCCTCTTCACCGAGCGACTCGTCCTGCGCCCCCTCGGGCCGGACGACCGCGCCGAGTTCATCCGCACCGTCTCCACGCTCCGGACCCGCGAGGCCCGGTGGCTCCCCGCCCGCCCGCCCGGTGAAACCCCGGACGACTTCTTCGACCTGGAACTCGACCGCAGCGCCGAGGCCGCCGCCGACGGCACCGGCTTCCGCCTCGTCGCCGCCCCGCGCGAATCCCCCGACCGCATTGCCGGCTTCTTCAATCTCAATAACATCGTCCGCGGCGTCTTCCAGAACGCCGACGCCGGCTGGTCGCTCTCCCCCGACTCGACCGGCCGGGGCCTCGCGACCGAGGCCCTCACCGCGCTGCTCGACCTCGCCTTCGCCCCCGAGCCCGTCGGCCTGGCCCTGCACCGCGTGCAGGCGAACATCCGCCCGGAGAACACTCGCTCGATCGCGCTCGCCGCGAGGGTCGGGCTCCGGCACGAGGGGCTGGCCCGCGAGATGCTGAAGATTAACGGCGACTGGCGCGACCACGAGATGTACGCCAAACTCGCCCGCGAGCACCGGCCGGTGTACCTCGCCCTGCTCCGGGCCTAG
- a CDS encoding TolC family protein, with protein sequence MAALGKDTISPRITSPNSLPGENNPANVAKSLPTTNPDAADLPFQAQQPNFEADAVDRRLTTMQEAVSQGARELSLEGALQQAQLTAREFITAEEDYILSAIRLLSERHLWDPILTNETTASVSGSWEQGQPASAFNVLNELRLAQRLPFGGQVAARWLWNATENLRETATGSYTQASSIVVDANVPLMRGAGMIAQEGLIQSERNLIYAARDFETFRRRFLVDICRDFFGLAQLKQSIGNTEKRYLSLQREQRRKEALYEAGRVAQTEVAIAKSDVLQAASSVAAQRESYILALDRFKIRLGLGVNERIAVSDSALAALDLPLPETTMVQAVERALTYRLDLQNRRDQIDDSQRQVANARNLILPELNAVASVTIPTDPGDDVGGIYFSPENSAYFAGLTFSMPLDRERERLALRQSIISFEQAKREFERFRDDLIVGVRSDVREIERAKYALLLAEDSVKTNERRKQEQDLKPIETTSQQIVDTENSLQSARDARDQAATDLRLAVLNYLLDTGQLRVARDGTFKPLAGMVLPTGPDQPADPPGTAPAGAP encoded by the coding sequence ATGGCCGCCCTGGGGAAGGACACCATCTCGCCGCGGATCACCTCCCCAAACTCCCTCCCCGGGGAGAACAACCCCGCCAACGTCGCCAAGTCGCTCCCCACCACCAACCCGGACGCCGCGGACCTCCCCTTCCAGGCTCAGCAGCCCAACTTCGAAGCCGACGCCGTCGACCGGCGCCTCACCACCATGCAGGAGGCCGTCTCGCAGGGCGCCCGCGAACTCAGCCTCGAGGGCGCCCTCCAGCAGGCCCAGCTGACCGCCCGGGAGTTCATCACCGCCGAGGAGGACTACATCCTCTCCGCGATCCGCCTGCTGAGCGAGCGCCACCTCTGGGACCCGATCCTGACCAACGAAACCACGGCCTCCGTCTCCGGATCGTGGGAACAGGGCCAGCCCGCGTCGGCGTTCAACGTTCTCAACGAACTGCGGCTGGCGCAGCGCCTCCCCTTCGGCGGCCAGGTCGCCGCCCGCTGGCTGTGGAACGCCACCGAGAACCTGCGCGAAACCGCCACCGGCTCCTACACCCAGGCCTCGAGCATCGTCGTGGACGCCAACGTCCCGCTGATGCGCGGCGCCGGCATGATCGCGCAGGAGGGGCTGATCCAGTCGGAGCGCAACCTGATCTACGCGGCGAGGGACTTCGAGACCTTCCGCCGCCGGTTCCTGGTGGACATCTGCCGCGACTTCTTCGGCCTCGCCCAGTTGAAGCAGTCGATCGGCAACACCGAGAAGCGGTACCTCTCCCTGCAGCGCGAGCAGCGCCGCAAGGAGGCCCTGTACGAGGCCGGGCGAGTCGCTCAGACCGAAGTGGCGATCGCCAAGAGCGACGTGCTGCAGGCGGCGTCGAGCGTCGCGGCGCAGCGCGAGTCGTACATCCTGGCGCTGGACCGGTTCAAGATCCGCCTCGGGCTCGGCGTGAACGAGCGGATCGCGGTGAGCGACAGCGCCCTCGCGGCCCTGGACCTCCCGCTCCCCGAGACGACGATGGTGCAGGCCGTGGAGCGGGCCCTGACCTACCGGCTCGACCTGCAGAACCGCCGCGACCAGATCGACGACTCGCAGCGTCAGGTCGCCAACGCGCGCAACCTGATCCTGCCGGAACTCAACGCCGTCGCCAGCGTGACGATCCCCACCGACCCGGGGGACGACGTGGGCGGGATCTACTTCAGCCCTGAGAACTCGGCGTACTTCGCCGGCCTGACCTTCAGCATGCCGCTGGACCGGGAACGCGAGCGGCTGGCGCTGCGGCAGTCGATCATCTCCTTCGAGCAGGCCAAGCGCGAGTTCGAGCGCTTCCGCGACGACCTGATCGTGGGCGTGCGATCGGACGTCCGCGAAATCGAGCGGGCCAAGTACGCGCTGCTGCTGGCCGAGGACTCGGTCAAGACCAACGAACGCCGCAAGCAGGAGCAGGACCTCAAGCCGATCGAGACCACCTCGCAGCAGATCGTGGACACGGAGAACTCGCTGCAGTCGGCCCGCGATGCGCGGGACCAGGCCGCGACGGACCTGCGGCTTGCGGTGCTCAACTACCTGCTGGACACCGGCCAGTTGCGCGTGGCCCGCGACGGGACGTTCAAGCCCCTCGCCGGGATGGTGCTGCCGACGGGCCCGGACCAGCCGGCCGACCCGCCGGGCACGGCCCCTGCCGGCGCGCCCTAG